One window of Ziziphus jujuba cultivar Dongzao chromosome 5, ASM3175591v1 genomic DNA carries:
- the LOC112492137 gene encoding uncharacterized protein LOC112492137 isoform X1, giving the protein MFTATILEAMVETMVRIDDDDHLLPRVSVERPRRSTTLTLSPLLIIDGLSRKNSSYCKLPDEPINLSVLKLDGSSFDVKVTKTATVAELKLAVEAVFSHMPQKGPGKISWPHVWGHFCLCYYGRKLVHENECIRNYGIKDGDQLHFARHISASYTLMKRESKKENIALKEQRMSRSPASIVREDEVKVDMEYYYGEDIENGKFLHYDNEGFTEQRETRLTHLIGRWFPCSGLAAVGKRRIEGLACTSRFTTHFFSGFRKIIRICCDKCYSRRGVSLLCGERHYKRRNTRRKCCV; this is encoded by the exons ATGTTTACTGCGACCATCCTTGAAGCTATGGTTGAAACCATGGTCAGGATCGACGATGACGATCATCTTCTCCCTAGGGTTTCTGTAGAAAGGCCTCGCCGATCTACTACGTTGACATTGTCTCCTTTGTTGATCATCGATGGCTTATCTAGGAAAAACTCTTCCTATTGTAAACTTCCTGACGAACCTATCAACCTCTCTGTTCTCAAACTCGATGGCTCTTCTTTCg ATGTTAAAGTTACAAAGACAGCCACCGTTGCAGAACTCAAGCTGGCGGTGGAAGCAGTCTTTAGTCATATGCCGCAGAAGGGACCTGGAAAAATTTCTTG GCCACACGTGTGGGGACATTTCTGCTTGTGCTACTATGGTCGTAAGCTAGTCCATGAAAATGAATGCATCAGAAACTATGGCATCAAGGATGGTGATCAG CTTCATTTTGCAAGGCATATCTCAGCCAGCTATACGCTGATGAAAAGGGAAtccaagaaagaaaatattgctttgaaagaacaaagaat GTCAAGATCACCAGCATCTATTGTACGTGAAGACGAAGTAAAAGTTGATATGGAATACTACTATGGTGAAGACATAGAAAATGGAAAGTTCCTGCATTATGATAACGAAGGTTTTACCGAACAGCGCGAAACCCGATTAACTCACTTGATAGGAAGATGGTTTCCATGTTCTGGCTTGGCAGCTGTGGGGAAAAGAAGAATCGAAGGTTTGGCTTGTACCTCAAGATTCACCACTCATTTTTTTAGTGGTTTTAGGAAGATTATACGGATTTGTTGTGACAAATGCTATTCTAGGAGAGGTGTCTCACTGCTTTGCGGTGAAAGGCACTATAAGAGAAGAAATACTCGGAGAAAATGTTGTGTTTAA
- the LOC112492137 gene encoding uncharacterized protein LOC112492137 isoform X2, whose amino-acid sequence MFTATILEAMVETMVRIDDDDHLLPRVSVERPRRSTTLTLSPLLIIDGLSRKNSSYCKLPDEPINLSVLKLDGSSFDVKVTKTATVAELKLAVEAVFSHMPQKGPGKISWPHVWGHFCLCYYGRKLVHENECIRNYGIKDGDQLHFARHISASYTLMKRESKKENIALKEQRMSRSPASIVREDEVKVDMEYYYGEDIENGKFLHYDNEGFTEQRETRLTHLIGRWFPCSGLAAVGKRRIEDLQLNFLLWIFF is encoded by the exons ATGTTTACTGCGACCATCCTTGAAGCTATGGTTGAAACCATGGTCAGGATCGACGATGACGATCATCTTCTCCCTAGGGTTTCTGTAGAAAGGCCTCGCCGATCTACTACGTTGACATTGTCTCCTTTGTTGATCATCGATGGCTTATCTAGGAAAAACTCTTCCTATTGTAAACTTCCTGACGAACCTATCAACCTCTCTGTTCTCAAACTCGATGGCTCTTCTTTCg ATGTTAAAGTTACAAAGACAGCCACCGTTGCAGAACTCAAGCTGGCGGTGGAAGCAGTCTTTAGTCATATGCCGCAGAAGGGACCTGGAAAAATTTCTTG GCCACACGTGTGGGGACATTTCTGCTTGTGCTACTATGGTCGTAAGCTAGTCCATGAAAATGAATGCATCAGAAACTATGGCATCAAGGATGGTGATCAG CTTCATTTTGCAAGGCATATCTCAGCCAGCTATACGCTGATGAAAAGGGAAtccaagaaagaaaatattgctttgaaagaacaaagaat GTCAAGATCACCAGCATCTATTGTACGTGAAGACGAAGTAAAAGTTGATATGGAATACTACTATGGTGAAGACATAGAAAATGGAAAGTTCCTGCATTATGATAACGAAGGTTTTACCGAACAGCGCGAAACCCGATTAACTCACTTGATAGGAAGATGGTTTCCATGTTCTGGCTTGGCAGCTGTGGGGAAAAGAAGAATCGAAG
- the LOC112492137 gene encoding uncharacterized protein LOC112492137 isoform X3, whose product MFTATILEAMVETMVRIDDDDHLLPRVSVERPRRSTTLTLSPLLIIDGLSRKNSSYCKLPDEPINLSVLKLDGSSFDVKVTKTATVAELKLAVEAVFSHMPQKGPGKISWPHVWGHFCLCYYGRKLVHENECIRNYGIKDGDQLHFARHISASYTLMKRESKKENIALKEQRMSRSPASIVREDEVKVDMEYYYGEDIENGKFLHYDNEGFTEQRETRLTHLIGRWFPCSGLAAVGKRRIEELPTVRELNN is encoded by the exons ATGTTTACTGCGACCATCCTTGAAGCTATGGTTGAAACCATGGTCAGGATCGACGATGACGATCATCTTCTCCCTAGGGTTTCTGTAGAAAGGCCTCGCCGATCTACTACGTTGACATTGTCTCCTTTGTTGATCATCGATGGCTTATCTAGGAAAAACTCTTCCTATTGTAAACTTCCTGACGAACCTATCAACCTCTCTGTTCTCAAACTCGATGGCTCTTCTTTCg ATGTTAAAGTTACAAAGACAGCCACCGTTGCAGAACTCAAGCTGGCGGTGGAAGCAGTCTTTAGTCATATGCCGCAGAAGGGACCTGGAAAAATTTCTTG GCCACACGTGTGGGGACATTTCTGCTTGTGCTACTATGGTCGTAAGCTAGTCCATGAAAATGAATGCATCAGAAACTATGGCATCAAGGATGGTGATCAG CTTCATTTTGCAAGGCATATCTCAGCCAGCTATACGCTGATGAAAAGGGAAtccaagaaagaaaatattgctttgaaagaacaaagaat GTCAAGATCACCAGCATCTATTGTACGTGAAGACGAAGTAAAAGTTGATATGGAATACTACTATGGTGAAGACATAGAAAATGGAAAGTTCCTGCATTATGATAACGAAGGTTTTACCGAACAGCGCGAAACCCGATTAACTCACTTGATAGGAAGATGGTTTCCATGTTCTGGCTTGGCAGCTGTGGGGAAAAGAAGAATCGAAG
- the LOC107421174 gene encoding UDP-N-acetylglucosamine transporter UGNT1 produces the protein MSSGKNPVLPISDPPADEETERLLKSEEKIFKGSSMTKRGAYAAVSYMACAVLLVMFNKAALSSYNFPCANVITLFQMICSCCFLYVLRCWKLISFTAIEPLTTSDNSFVPLRTVRHTLPLSGSYLLYMLVTMESVRGVNVPMYTTLRRTTVVFTMIMEFILAGQRYTSPIVGSVGLIVLGAFIAGARDLSFEAYGYTVVLLSNIATAIYLAMIARIGKTSGLNSFGLMWCNGIVCGPILLFWTFICGDLKRTINFPYLLSPGFMAVLLCSCILAFFLNYCIFLNTTLNSAVTQTICGNLKDFFTIGFGWLLFGGLPFDILNVVGQILGFLGSGLYAYYKLTGH, from the exons ATGTCTTCCGGCAAGAATCCTGTGCTGCCGATATCCGATCCTCCGGCCGACGAGGAGACGGAGAGGCTTCTCAAGAGCGAAGAGAAAATCTTCAAAGGGTCCTCCATGACCAAACGAGGAGCATATGCTGCTGTCTCTTACATGGCTTGTGCAg TGCTATTGGTTATGTTCAACAAGGCAGCACTTTCTTCTTATAACTTCCCATGTGCAAATGTCATCACACTCTTTCAG ATGATATGTTCATGCTGTTTTCTCTATGTTTTGAGATGCTGGAAGTTAATTTCATTCACAGCGATTGAACCTTTGACAACTTCTGATAATTCATTTGTACCATTAAGGACAGTGAGGCACACGCTTCCTCTTTCAGGATCCTATTTGCTTTACATG CTAGTCACTATGGAGTCTGTCCGTGGAGTAAATGTTCCGATGTACACCACCCTTAGGAGGACAACAGTAGTATTCACTATGATAATGGAGTTCATTTTGGCTGGGCAGAGATATACATCTCCTATTGTAGGAAG TGTTGGATTGATTGTTCTTGGTGCATTTATTGCTGGCGCTCGAGACTTGTCATTTGAAGCCTATGGGTATACTGTTGTTCTCTTATCCAACATCGCTACTGCAATATATCTTGCAATGATAGCCCGTATTG GGAAAACCAGTGGTCTTAATAGCTTTGGCCTTATGTGGTGCAATG GAATTGTATGCGGACCAATTTTGCTGTTCTGGACTTTTATTTGTGGTGACTTGAAGAGGACAATCAATTTTCCTTATCTGCTTTCACCTGGTTTTATG GCTGTGTTGCTTTGTTCCTGTATACTGGCTTTCTTCTTGAACTACTGTATATTCCTAAATACGACGCTAAACTCAGCAGTGACACAGACAATCTGTGGTAATTTGAAG GATTTTTTTACCATTGGATTTGGCTGGTTACTGTTTGGTGGGCTTCCCTTTGACATT CTGAATGTTGTTGGTCAAATTCTTGGTTTCCTCGGCTCCGGGTTGTATGCGTACTATAAGCTCACAGGGCATTGA